The sequence GCGCGGGCGGCGCGCATTTCGTTATCGCTCAGGCGAATGCGGAATCCGCCCCCTTCACGAGGACCACGGTTGTCGCGGGACTGATCGCCCGAATTCCGCTGGAAATCACCGTCGGCCATGGCCGCACACCTGAAGAAGTCAGCGGCAAGTGTGCCCTATGGAGAGGGAGGCAGGCCAGTGCCAAATCAAGCGATGGTGCTCTGGACTGCCTGATCGAGCTAAGACCAGTACTGGTAAAGGATTTGGTCCCTCCGCCTCGATGCTGCTGCGGTAGCGCGAGAGCAGGTCGAGGTAGGCCTGCAGAGTCCAGCCGTTGCAGCCTTGGTCCTGGGCGGCCCAAAAGCGTTGGAGCGCCTCGGAGCAGGCCGCTTTGCCAAAGTCCTCCCAGCACTGCTCTTCGGCGTCTGCCGCTGAGAAGCCAGCGCGGATCAGGTTCCGGAAGCGAATCAACTCCGGAGCTTCCCCACTGTTGTCCGGCGGGAGAACCGCGTTGAGCTTGCTGATCGGCAGGATCCTCAGCCGCAACCAACAGCGTTCCAGCAGGGCAATCGGTCGATCGCCATCCCATCGACTGAACAGCTGTTGGCGGGCGCTGAGATCCGCCAGTAAGTCCTGCTGATGGGGGGTGAGCCAACTCCTCAGCTCAGCCATGGGTTCCCTGGAAGGTGATGGTCGATTCCGCGTACTCCCGTGGTTCCAGGTGAATGGTGCAGCGGACAGGTCCAAAGCGCCGCTCGAGATGGTCCTCCACGAGCTCGGTGATGCGATGGGCCTTGGGTAGATCATCGGCATCCACCACCATGTGCAGCTCGATGAACACCCTTTGACCGAGAACGCCGCGGCTGGCGATGTCATGGACGTTCAGCACCCCAGGCACGCCCATCGCAGTTTCGTGAATGGATTCCGGTGCGATGGCGATTTGATCGACCAACCACGGCAGGTTGGTTTTGAGCACCTGCCAGCAGACCCGGATTAAGAGCAAACAAAGCGGAATGGCCATCGCCACATCCAGCCAGGTCTGCTTGAAGAAAACGACACCGCACAAGCCCACCAGCACCACCACGGTGGTCCAGATGTCGCTGGTGGTGTGTTGTGCGTCAGCGAGAAGGAGCTGGTTGTTAAGGCGCTTGCCCTCACTGCGCTCGTACCCGGCCAACAGCAGGTTGCAGCCCAGGACGATCAACAGCATCAAGAGCTCTTGCCCGTCGAGGCGCAACGGTTGGAGTCCCGAGGTGATCCGCTCCAGGGCGGTCCGCGCAATTTCTAAGGCCGTCAAACAGATGAAGCCAGCGATGGCAAGGGCGCCAATGGCTTCGTACTTGTCGTGGCCGTAGGGGTGATCACGGTCTGGCTTGGGGTCCGATAGGCCGTTGGTGATCAGTCCCAGCAGGCTGGAGAAGCCATCGGTCGCGCTGTGCATCGCATCGGCCAGCAGGGCCAGCGATCCACTGAGGAGTCCGATGATCAGCTTCAGCAACAACATCGCCACGTTGACCCCAAGGGCCACCAGCAGGACTCGCTGAACCTCCGATCGGCGGTCGGCGTGCTTGCTGTTTTGGCCGGCAAGACCCATGGCCAAGGAGGCTCGCTGAGGTTCTCCCAAGTTATTGGGTCTGGGCATGGGTTAATAGCTGAGCTAAAGAGTTGGCGCGGTCGCCGAGTTCAGGCCCCCCCCCTTGACTGTTCCTCAGGTCTCAGCTGAATCCCCATCGCCGAGGCCCGTGCTCCTGGGGGAGCAGCTCACAGCGGGCATCCTTCGCCAGGGCCTGCGCCACTGGCCTTGGTTTGCGGCAGCCGGGGGCGGCTGGATGCTGCTTGAGACGGTGCATGGCCCCTTCTCATCCCTCTTGAGCTTGGGAGCGGCTGGTGCAGGGCTCTGGTTGCTCGGGGGGCGAATGCGCCCTTCTGGTCAGCAGCTGCCGCGGTCTTCGCAGGGCTGGCTTGATCGTTGTGAGGCAGTTCTCGAACAGTTCCAAACCCTGCAAGGGGGCAGCAGCGACGTGAGCCCTGCCCAGGTCAATCGCTTTCAGCGGGATCAGGCACAGCGCCGCGCCCAATTGGAGTCGCTGCGTCAACGTCAACAGGAGTCCTGCATTCACCTGGCGCTCGTCGGGACTCAAGCCTGGAGCGATCTTGAGCAAGAGGCACTTCTCAGTCAGTGCCTCTGCCCCCACCCCCTGCGGGTCCACCGCAGTCAGGCCTTGCCCTTGTCTCCGCTGCATTGGGAATGGACCGAGACGTTTCGCCAGTGCGAGCTGCTTCTCTACCGGCTTGATCTGCCTCTGACAGCGGCCGATCTGCGTTGGCTTGAAGCCCTGCCAGAGCAGCAGCGTGTGGGAATTCTCGTGCGGACCCTGCCGGGGCTCGAGACCCCCCTGCAGGTGCAGCAATTCGAGCAGCAGCTTCCCGCTCACCTGCGCGGGCGGTGTTGGCTTTTGCCTGATCTGGAGGCCAGCGGATGGCGGGATCTCTCGGCCTGGTTAGCCGAGTCCACGCCCCTGACCCGTGAACGCAACCAGCAGCGTTGCCTGCAGGAACTGCATGAGGGTTGGCAACGCGAACTTGAGGTCATTAGGCGTCAGTCCTGGTCACGCTTGCTGCAACGCACCCAGTGGACGGTCGCCGCGGGTGTTGTTGTAACTCCAGTCCCCAGCTTGGATCTCTTGGTCTTGGCTGCTGCCAATGGCTTGATGCTCCAGGAGATGGCCCGGCTTTGGAATTGCCCTTGGTCTCTGGAGCAATTGCAGGCTGGGGCTGCTCAGTTGGGAAAGGCGGCCTTGGCCTTGGGGGTCGTGGAATGGAGTTCCCAGGCTTTGGCTTCGGTGGTGAAGTGGCATGGCCCGACCTGGTTGTTGGGCGGTGCCATGCAAGCCCTCAGTGCGGCCTACCTCACTCGGGTTGTGGGCCGTGCAATGGCTGACTACATGGCTTTGGCCGTGGGCGTTCCTGAAGAGGAGTTGGAGAGCTTGTTGCAGCGTCAAGCTCCGCTGCTGGTTGCCCGCGCGGCCGAAGAGGAAAAACTCGACTGGAGCGCTTTTGTGGCGTCAGCACAGCAGTGGTTGAAACAACAACCCGCATCGGCATAACCACCGGAGCCCCCTCGAAGCCGTTGCTATGCATAACTTCATGAAGACTTCATAAATTTCTTTGTAAACATCTTGGTTCTTTTTTGAATTTAGTTTTTGCTCTAGGAAATGGTTTCTGGGTCCCTCTAGTTTTTGCAGGCTGCAGTCGCAGCATTCGTACTCATTTGGCTCAATTGAGCCTTTTCTTATGACCACTGCTCTTCGGAAGAGCGGCTCCAGTTCTTGGACGCAATTTTGTGAGTGGGTCACCAGCACCGACAACCGCATTTATGTGGGTTGGTTCGGTGTGCTGATGATTCCCTGCCTACTGGCCGCCACCATCTGCTTCATTGTTGCTTTTGTCGCCGCTCCTACGGTTGACATTGACGGCATCCGTGAGCCTGTTGCCGGCTCCCTGATCTACGGCAACAACATCATCTCTGGCGCTGTCATCCCCAGCAGCAACGCCATTGGTCTGCACTTCTACCCCATCTGGGAAGCTGCCAGTCTCGACGAGTGGCTGTACAACGGCGGTCCCTATCAGTTGGTGGTTTTCCACTTCCTGATTGGCATCTCTTGCTACATGGGCCGTCAGTGGGAGCTCTCCTACCGCCTCGGCATGCGCCCCTGGATCTGCGTGGCCTACAGCGCCCCGCTGTCTGCTGCCTTTGCAGTGTTCCTGGTGTATCCCTTCGGTCAGGGTTCCTTCTCGGATGGCATGCCCCTGGGCATCTCTGGCACCTTCAATTTCATGCTGGTGTTCCAGGCTGAGCACAACATCCTGATGCACCCCTTCCACATGCTTGGTGTGGCTGGTGTCTTCGGTGGTTCCCTGTTCTCCGCCATGCACGGCTCCCTGGTGACCTCCTCCCTGGTGCGTGAAACCACCGAGAGCGAGTCCCAGAACTACGGCTACAAGTTCGGCCAAGAGGAAGAGACCTACAACATCGTGGCTGCCCACGGTTACTTCGGTCGCCTGATCTTCCAATACGCCTCCTTCAACAACAGCCGCAGCCTCCACTTCTTCCTGGGTGCTTGGCCTGTTGTCGGGATCTGGTTTACATCCATGGGCGTGAGCACCATGGCGTTCAACCTGAACGGCTTCAACTTCAACCAGTCGATCCTGGATTCCCAGGGTCGTGTGCTGAACACCTGGGCTGACGTGCTGAACCGCGCCAACCTCGGTATGGAAGTGATGCACGAGCGCAACGCTCACAACTTCCCTCTCGACCTGGCTGCGTCCGAGTCCACTCCTGTGGCTCTGAGCGCTCCCACCATCGGCTGAGGACCAGTCCGCATCACCCCTGAGTTCAGGCTCAGGCCCAAGAGCTCTCGCTTCGGCGGGGGCTCTTTTGTTTGGTCTCAGGGGTTTGATTGGACTTTGATGGGGTCTGCACGTGCTCTTGGCCCTCGTTGTCTTCCGCCTCCGCTCTGCCGCCATGGCCAGCGTTGCCATCCCTTCGCTTGGCGGTTGTTGGGCATGTCGAATGGGTGCAGTTCCTGGCGGTGGATCAACTGCCTCGTCCGGGAGCGATTGGTCACGCACTCCAGACCTTGGAGGAACCTGCCGGCGGTGGAGCCGTCGTCGCCGTCCAGATGGCGCGTTTGCTCAAGCAGCCCGTCCAGTTCTTCACAGCTCTGGGCCGCGATGCGGTGGGAGAGGCCGCCGTCCAGCGCCTTGAGCAATTGGGCCTTGAGCTCCATGTCGCCTGGAGGGATGCGCCAACCCGGCGGGGCCTGAGTTTGGTTGACCGTGAGGGAGATCGGGCAATCACCGTGATTGGAGAGCGTTTGAGTCCCTCTCTTGATGACGCGCTGCCTTGGGAGGACCTGGCTCGCTGCGACGGCCTTTTTGTGACGGCGGCTGATCCCCCTCTGCTGAGGGCGTGCCGCGGCGCCAAAGTTCTGGCGGCAACCCCGCGGGTTCGTCTTCCGGTGCTTCAGCAGGCCGCGGTGCCACTGGATGCCCTGATTGGCAGTGGACTGGATCCCGGCGAGTTGGTGGACCCGGATCAACTCAATCCAGCGCCTCAGGCCTTGATCCGCACTGAAGGAGCCTCAGGTGGCATCAGTTCTCCGGGCGGGCGTTACCTCGCAGCTCCGCTTCCAGGCCCCATGGTGGAGAGCTATGGCTGTGGTGACAGTTTTGCGGCAGGGGTGGTAACAGGCATGGCCGCCCAGTGGCCCTTGGCGGATGCCATCAGGCTCGGTGCCCAGTGTGGCGCGGTCTGTGCCACTCGATTTGGGCCCTATGGCTAGTCCAATCGGTCGTTTTGCTTTGCGTCTGCTCAGGGTGACGGCGAGCACCGCCTCCATCATTGAGCTGCTGCGTTCGGATTGGGCTGGGGGCGTCTCGGCGGGGCTGGCTTGGTTTTTGTTTGTGCAGTTGGAGCGCCGTCTTCAGGCTGGCTCCACGGATACGTCTGACGAGCCACGGAGCTGACTGACCCCCACCCCCGCAGGCGCGCAGAGATAGGTCCCATCGCCAACCCGCTCCATTTGCCCATCGAGGGCATGGACGGCCCCGGCGACAAAGTCAAGGATCCGCTGGGCTTCGCTCGGCTCCATCCCCTCGAGCTGCAGGACGACGCATTGCCGCTCTCGGACCGCGTCAACGGCATCACTGGCCTGCTCGAACTGCTGACAGCGCAGCACCGTGACCTGCGGCAGCCAGATCCCAAATGGTGTCTGCATGGACCGCTCGTGCAGCGTTGTCTGTGTTCTGCCCCATGCAGGGGCGTCTGTCCAGGGCAGCGCGGGCTCAGGGGGCGATTGTTGAAACGTGCGTGGATCGATCGATCCACCCACCAATGGACTCCTGGCCTGCGATCATCGAACCACCTTTGCCGAGGAGCCGGGCTTGCAAACGCTGGACCACCAGGTACTGCCGGCCTTCTTGCTCACCCTCGGAGCAGGCCTTTCAACGGGTATTGGCAGTTGGCTTGGTGTGCTGAGCCGGCGCTTCAGCCCTGGATTGCTGACCACGGCCTTGAGCTTCTCGGCCGGGGTGATGATTTTTGTCTCCTTTGTTGAGATCTTCCCCAAGGCACGGCAGTCTCTAACGCCAGCCCTGGGCTCCAGTACCGCTTACTTGGTCACGGTTCTGGCCTTTTTTGCCGGGATGCTGGCCCTGGCCCTGATCGATCGACTGCTCCCCTCCCATGAACTGGCGATCTTGCCCTTGAGGGAGGGCTCTGATGCCTCCGCTCTGATGCGCACCGGGTTGTTTTCAGCCCTGGCCATCGCCATCCACAACTTTCCTGAGGGCTTGGCCACTTTTGTGGCGGCACTCTCCGAGCCCCGTCTCGGCATTGGCATCGCCATTGCCATTGCCATCCACAACATCCCTGAGGGACTGGCGGTTTCAGCCCCCGTCTATTACGCCACGGGCAGCCGCAGTAAGGCGTTTTGGATTTCCTGTGCCTCGGGCTTGGCCGAACCGCTCGGGGCGCTCATCGGCTATGTCTTCCTGCGTTCATTCCTGAACGATGTGGTTCTCGGCTTGGTCTTCGCCAGCGTCGGCGGAATCATGATCTACATCTGCTTTGACGAACTGCTTCCGGCTGCCCAGCGCACCGGCGCCAAGCACCACTTGATGATGGCCGGTGTAACGGCAGGGATGCTGGTGATGAGCATCAGTCTGGTGCTGCTCAGCTGAAGCGCTCGATGGTTGCAGCTTCCGATCAGCGCTGGAATTGGTGGCCGCTGTTGCCGCTTTATCCCTACGGGCGCAAGCGCACCTTGGTGCGTGAGTTGATCCCAGAGCAGCTCTGGAGCTTTGAGCAACTGCAGGGTGTGTTCTATGTGGCCGTGCCCATTCGGATGACGGTGGTCCGGGTGCGGGGGGGCTTGATGCTTTACGCCCCCGTGGCGCCAACCCAGGAGGTGCGTGCAGCTCTGCAGGCGTTAGAGGCGCGATTTGGACCGGTCCAATCCATCGTTTTGCCGACGGCTTCCGGCTTGGAGCACAAACTGCCTGTCCCCCCAATGGCCAGGGCCTTCCCTCAGGCGGTGGTCTGGATCACGCCAGGTCAATGGAGCTTTCCGGTCAATCTGCCGCCGGCCTGGCTGGGATTCCCTCGGGGACGGACCCGGGTGCTTCAGGAGGACGGCTATCCCCATGGCGATGAGCTGAGCTGGTCGTCCCTTGGACCGCTCGATCTGGGGCTGGGCCGCTTTCAGGAATTCGCTTGTTTGCATCAGGCCAGTGGCTCGCTGCTCCTGACTGATGCGCTGGTGGCGATCAACTCGACACCCCCGGCAATCTTTGACCTTGACCCCACACCTCTGCTGTTTCACGCCCGCGACAGTGGCGATCAACCGCTCAAGGACACCCCAGAACTGCGTCAAAAGGGGTGGGAACGCCTGGCACTGTTCGCCTCGTTTCTGCGGCCGGAGGCCCTTGAGGTCCCCCCCCTGGCGCAGCTCTTGGCCAAGGCCTTTCAGCCAGGCTGTCGTTCAGCCCGGAGTTACTTCGGGTTCTTCCCCTTCCAATGGCGCTCGAGTTCCCGTGAAGCCTTTGCGGCTCTGACCCAGCAGGGCAGCCCCCTCCTGGTTGCGCCGGTTCTGGAGCGCCTGGTTTTCCCCCGGGCGCGTCCGGTCGTGGTCCGCTGGCTTCGGGAGTTGTCTCAACTGCCCCAGGTGCGTTGGCTGGTGCCAGCCCATTACGACGCCCCAGTTCCCTGCTCCAACCAGCAACTGGCCCAGTTGGCTGATGCCTTCGAGCAACGGCAGTGGGCACCGAGCCAAGGCAATTGGGATTACCTGGCGTCGATCGATCAGTTGCTGGTGCGCACAGGCGTTGTTCCCAGCGAAGAATCGCCCTGAAGGCTGGATCTAGAGCCTGAGTTCGCCGGGGTCGGCATCAGCAGCGTCGTCGTCAAACAAGGTCGCTTCCAACTCCATGCGCTGCTCCATCTGGCGCAGGAAGTACCCGGTCATCATCGCGCTGGCCAATAAGCCCGCCAGGTGATCGCGACTGGCGGTGATTTTGACGTCGAACTGCTCGCCGGGGATCATCCCCAGCAGGCCTTGGACGTTGTGCCGAATGATGTCTTGGATGTCGCCGCTGGCGGAACGAGCGACGCGTTGCAACACGTCCGGAGACTGTTCCTGCAGGTACTGGATCAGGGAGTTGCCACTGATCGGTTCGCTGTCGCTGGTCAGGAACTCCGGGTTGAACATTCCGGCGTGCTCCACGTCAGGTTTGCACCCTACCCCAGCTGATTGTCCGGCTCTGGGGCGGGGAACCGAATGAAGCCGGCGCGGTTGAGTGGCCAGTAACGGAGCACGGCGGTGCCGATCAAATCCTGCTCGGGTAGCGGTCCCCAGACATGGGAATCAAGGCTGGCGTTTCGGTTGTCCCCCAGCACCAAGAGCTGGTGATCGGGGACGGTCACCGGGCCAAAGTCGTAGTCGATCGCTTCGCTTCTCCAGGGTTCAGGCACCGGCTCTCCGTTCCGCAGCAGGTTGCCCCCACGGACTTCGATCACATCGCCGGGTTGTCCAATGACGCGCTTGATCAGGGCTGCGGTTGGGTCGTAGCCCGCATCCACGAGTTGTTGCGGAGCATGGAAGACGACCACGCTTCCGGTTGGAATGCCAGAACCGAGCTTGGGCCTGATTTTCTCCACAAGAATTCTGTCCTGCAGTTGCAGTGTGGGCAGCATCGAGCCCGAGGGAATCCAACGCGGTTCAATCACGGCCCAGCGCAGCACCAGGGCTATGCCCAACCAGACGAGGATTGACCTCCAGCCCTTTGCCGCAGAGCCGGGTGCTTGAGGCGGTGTCTCCATCGGTTGAGCCTGGACCGGCATGATCGCCACATCCTGATCAATGGCCCGGCTCGGTGCCTCTTCCCTCTCCCCACCCCTGCAGTGCCGAGGCGAATCTTCAGGCCGCACTGGAGCTGTTACTGGAGCTCAAACGCCAGGGCCTGAGCCGTCTGGTGCTTTGCCCTGGAAGCCGTTCAGCTCCATTGGCCTTGGCCGCTGGCTTGCTCGCGGAGCAGGGATTGGATTTGTTCTGCGGAGTGGATGAGCGCTCTGCGGCGTTTCTGGCCTTGGGCCTGAGTCGGGGCGATGGACGGCCGACAGCCCTGGTCACCACCTCGGGAACAGCGGTGGCCAACCTGCTGCCAGCTGTGGTGGAGGCTGATTTTGGGGCCATACCGCTGCTGGTGTTGAGCGCCGATCGCCCCCATCGTTTGAAGGGCTGTGGTGCCAATCAGACGGTCAATCAGGAGACCTTTCTGTCCACCTCCTGCCGGCGTTTTCTTCAGGGTGATCCCTCCGGCTTAGCGGCCATGGAGAGAGCGGCGCTGCGGGGACTCGCTCAGGAGGCCTGGTCAGCAGCACTGGTTCCCCCTTGGGGCCCCGTCCACTGCAACCTGCCCTTTGAGGAACCCCTGCATGCCTCGGGGGAGAGTCTCATCCGGTTGCAATCGGAGTTGCGATCGCTGGTTCTTGAGGAGGTCAGTGGCCATGGCTTCATCCCTGAGCCAGAGGCCCCTCCACCCTTGGATCTTGATCGTCCAGGCGTGGTGGTGGCCGGTCCCTGGCGCGGTAGCGCGGAAGCCCTCCCGGGGTTTGCCACTGCCTTGAAACGTCTGCAAGAGCGCACCGGTTGGCCGGTGTTCGCGGACGTGCTCTCGGGGTTGCGGGGTTGGCCGGGGTTGAAGTGCATCCACAGCTACGACCTCCTGCTGGCGGACGGTCACCGCCTACCCGCGTCACCCCAGCTGCTGCGCCTGGGCCCAGTGCCAGCCAGTCGCCGGCTCCAGGGCTGGATCCAGCAGTGCGCTGGGCCTCAGCTGTTGGTGACGGAGCAGGACCCCCGCAACCTCGATGCCGTGGGCAGCGCCACGGAGCGCTGGTCCGGTGGCTTGGAATCCTGGTGGCATCAGCTGCCTGAGGCCAGGCGGCAAGGGCACCCCTCAGGCGATAACCAGCGCTGGATCACCCGTTGGCTCGCCGCCGAGCAGCAGGTTCAGCAGCGGCTAGATGAGGAGCTCGATGGCTTTGACCCCTCCGAGCCTGCGTTGGCCCGATGCCTCAGCCGTCTGGTCCCGGCCCATTGGGGCCTGATGTTGGCCAGCAGTAGCCCCGTTCGGGATTGGGAAAGTTTCTCGGCCCCTGATGCTCCCTGCCGCCAGACCTATGGCTTCCGCGGAGCTTCTGGCATTGATGGAACG is a genomic window of Synechococcus sp. A10-1-5-1 containing:
- a CDS encoding cation diffusion facilitator family transporter, which translates into the protein MGLAGQNSKHADRRSEVQRVLLVALGVNVAMLLLKLIIGLLSGSLALLADAMHSATDGFSSLLGLITNGLSDPKPDRDHPYGHDKYEAIGALAIAGFICLTALEIARTALERITSGLQPLRLDGQELLMLLIVLGCNLLLAGYERSEGKRLNNQLLLADAQHTTSDIWTTVVVLVGLCGVVFFKQTWLDVAMAIPLCLLLIRVCWQVLKTNLPWLVDQIAIAPESIHETAMGVPGVLNVHDIASRGVLGQRVFIELHMVVDADDLPKAHRITELVEDHLERRFGPVRCTIHLEPREYAESTITFQGTHG
- a CDS encoding YcjF family protein codes for the protein MRRQSWSRLLQRTQWTVAAGVVVTPVPSLDLLVLAAANGLMLQEMARLWNCPWSLEQLQAGAAQLGKAALALGVVEWSSQALASVVKWHGPTWLLGGAMQALSAAYLTRVVGRAMADYMALAVGVPEEELESLLQRQAPLLVARAAEEEKLDWSAFVASAQQWLKQQPASA
- the psbA gene encoding photosystem II q(b) protein — encoded protein: MTTALRKSGSSSWTQFCEWVTSTDNRIYVGWFGVLMIPCLLAATICFIVAFVAAPTVDIDGIREPVAGSLIYGNNIISGAVIPSSNAIGLHFYPIWEAASLDEWLYNGGPYQLVVFHFLIGISCYMGRQWELSYRLGMRPWICVAYSAPLSAAFAVFLVYPFGQGSFSDGMPLGISGTFNFMLVFQAEHNILMHPFHMLGVAGVFGGSLFSAMHGSLVTSSLVRETTESESQNYGYKFGQEEETYNIVAAHGYFGRLIFQYASFNNSRSLHFFLGAWPVVGIWFTSMGVSTMAFNLNGFNFNQSILDSQGRVLNTWADVLNRANLGMEVMHERNAHNFPLDLAASESTPVALSAPTIG
- a CDS encoding PfkB family carbohydrate kinase encodes the protein MSSASALPPWPALPSLRLAVVGHVEWVQFLAVDQLPRPGAIGHALQTLEEPAGGGAVVAVQMARLLKQPVQFFTALGRDAVGEAAVQRLEQLGLELHVAWRDAPTRRGLSLVDREGDRAITVIGERLSPSLDDALPWEDLARCDGLFVTAADPPLLRACRGAKVLAATPRVRLPVLQQAAVPLDALIGSGLDPGELVDPDQLNPAPQALIRTEGASGGISSPGGRYLAAPLPGPMVESYGCGDSFAAGVVTGMAAQWPLADAIRLGAQCGAVCATRFGPYG
- a CDS encoding cell division protein SepF, whose amino-acid sequence is MQTPFGIWLPQVTVLRCQQFEQASDAVDAVRERQCVVLQLEGMEPSEAQRILDFVAGAVHALDGQMERVGDGTYLCAPAGVGVSQLRGSSDVSVEPA
- the zupT gene encoding zinc transporter ZupT produces the protein MRGSIDPPTNGLLACDHRTTFAEEPGLQTLDHQVLPAFLLTLGAGLSTGIGSWLGVLSRRFSPGLLTTALSFSAGVMIFVSFVEIFPKARQSLTPALGSSTAYLVTVLAFFAGMLALALIDRLLPSHELAILPLREGSDASALMRTGLFSALAIAIHNFPEGLATFVAALSEPRLGIGIAIAIAIHNIPEGLAVSAPVYYATGSRSKAFWISCASGLAEPLGALIGYVFLRSFLNDVVLGLVFASVGGIMIYICFDELLPAAQRTGAKHHLMMAGVTAGMLVMSISLVLLS
- a CDS encoding DUF4336 domain-containing protein; translation: MVAASDQRWNWWPLLPLYPYGRKRTLVRELIPEQLWSFEQLQGVFYVAVPIRMTVVRVRGGLMLYAPVAPTQEVRAALQALEARFGPVQSIVLPTASGLEHKLPVPPMARAFPQAVVWITPGQWSFPVNLPPAWLGFPRGRTRVLQEDGYPHGDELSWSSLGPLDLGLGRFQEFACLHQASGSLLLTDALVAINSTPPAIFDLDPTPLLFHARDSGDQPLKDTPELRQKGWERLALFASFLRPEALEVPPLAQLLAKAFQPGCRSARSYFGFFPFQWRSSSREAFAALTQQGSPLLVAPVLERLVFPRARPVVVRWLRELSQLPQVRWLVPAHYDAPVPCSNQQLAQLADAFEQRQWAPSQGNWDYLASIDQLLVRTGVVPSEESP
- a CDS encoding DUF760 domain-containing protein — translated: MFNPEFLTSDSEPISGNSLIQYLQEQSPDVLQRVARSASGDIQDIIRHNVQGLLGMIPGEQFDVKITASRDHLAGLLASAMMTGYFLRQMEQRMELEATLFDDDAADADPGELRL
- the lepB gene encoding signal peptidase I; the encoded protein is METPPQAPGSAAKGWRSILVWLGIALVLRWAVIEPRWIPSGSMLPTLQLQDRILVEKIRPKLGSGIPTGSVVVFHAPQQLVDAGYDPTAALIKRVIGQPGDVIEVRGGNLLRNGEPVPEPWRSEAIDYDFGPVTVPDHQLLVLGDNRNASLDSHVWGPLPEQDLIGTAVLRYWPLNRAGFIRFPAPEPDNQLG
- the menD gene encoding 2-succinyl-5-enolpyruvyl-6-hydroxy-3-cyclohexene-1-carboxylic-acid synthase; amino-acid sequence: MPLPSPHPCSAEANLQAALELLLELKRQGLSRLVLCPGSRSAPLALAAGLLAEQGLDLFCGVDERSAAFLALGLSRGDGRPTALVTTSGTAVANLLPAVVEADFGAIPLLVLSADRPHRLKGCGANQTVNQETFLSTSCRRFLQGDPSGLAAMERAALRGLAQEAWSAALVPPWGPVHCNLPFEEPLHASGESLIRLQSELRSLVLEEVSGHGFIPEPEAPPPLDLDRPGVVVAGPWRGSAEALPGFATALKRLQERTGWPVFADVLSGLRGWPGLKCIHSYDLLLADGHRLPASPQLLRLGPVPASRRLQGWIQQCAGPQLLVTEQDPRNLDAVGSATERWSGGLESWWHQLPEARRQGHPSGDNQRWITRWLAAEQQVQQRLDEELDGFDPSEPALARCLSRLVPAHWGLMLASSSPVRDWESFSAPDAPCRQTYGFRGASGIDGTLSMAAGLACSTGPLLLVSGDLALLHDANGWLWHQQLRDRAARLTVVMVDNGGGGIFEQLPIRPALDFELLFAMPQALDPRRWAEGYGIPSRGVASLAALPEALAWAQEQTLSLLVLRTDRQADAQLRQALRRTMVQLATS